CTCGATGGGCGGTGCGCCGCGGCACCCGGTCTGGTACCACAACGTGGTGGCGAACCCGCTGGTCGAGCTGCAGGACGGGCCGGTCCGGCAGGACATGGCCGCCCGGGAGCTCAGCGGCACGGAGAAGGCCGAGTGGTGGGACCGCGCGGTGGCGGCCTTCCCGGACTACGCGGCGTACCAGCAGCGGACGGATCGGGAGATCCCGGTGTTCGTGCTGGAGCCGGTGGGCGCCCGCTGATCCGGGTTCACGGCCGCCAGCCGGCCGTGGCGCCGAGGACGACCAGCAGCAGCACCGCCCCCGCGTTGGTCCGCGGGTAGCAGAGCAGCAGAGCGCCGAACTCCCGCAGCACGGCGCCGGGCCAGTAGGCCCCGGCGGTCGGGGCACCCACGACCTGCCCGGGCACGCCGGCCCGGCGGGCCTCGACGGCGGTGCGCAGCACATGGAAGTTGCTGGTGACGACGGTGCAGCGGTAGTCCGGGCGGCGGGCGCGCATCAGCCGGCCGCTGAACCGCAGGTTCTCCGCGGTGTTGCGGGAGCGGTCCTCCCGCAACACCGAGGCGGCGGGGACGCCCCGTTCGGCGGCGTACCGGGCCATCGCCTCCGCCTCGCTGAGCTGCTCGTCGCCGCCCTTGCCG
This genomic window from Streptomyces sp. TLI_235 contains:
- a CDS encoding deazaflavin-dependent oxidoreductase (nitroreductase family): MPLQGEYEPSPEQWVRDQVELYESSGGKEGTTLRGMPVVLLSTLGARSGKVRKTPLMRVEHDGRYAVVASMGGAPRHPVWYHNVVANPLVELQDGPVRQDMAARELSGTEKAEWWDRAVAAFPDYAAYQQRTDREIPVFVLEPVGAR